In Pedobacter sp. W3I1, one DNA window encodes the following:
- a CDS encoding ComEC/Rec2 family competence protein, translating to MANTKIKFLQAQNGDCFLLSFTDDKGVTKNILIDGGRDATYYDKSTNKFGNLKREIDLIRSRNEMIDLMILTHIDNDHMCGLIKWFEKDNDAYKLIKNVWFNSGKLIAEYLKEPENPDLSIGLKIFRSTVTGVHEAIDFENYLLEHNLWERKIILKKQELSEFGVGIKILSPDEQQLRKLLKEYRKKTGVDTHTTAKESDWKTPLKDFIKEEADPKYKFKQDTSVKNGSSISFILTLGNTNFLFLGDSHPIGISNSLEEMGYTASTPLKVAIFKVSHHGSKSNTNRKLISLVKAQNYFFSSDSAGDNHPSKRTLARIISINPEAVFHFNYAFVKNNILQSEDFKDFPEMKLKLTTEIEF from the coding sequence ATGGCTAATACAAAAATTAAATTTCTTCAGGCTCAGAATGGAGATTGTTTTTTATTATCGTTTACAGATGATAAAGGAGTAACTAAAAATATCTTGATTGATGGAGGCAGAGACGCTACATATTATGATAAGTCAACCAATAAATTTGGTAATCTGAAAAGAGAAATAGATCTAATCAGATCAAGGAACGAAATGATTGACCTGATGATACTTACCCATATCGATAATGATCATATGTGTGGGCTTATAAAATGGTTCGAAAAAGATAATGATGCATATAAGCTGATTAAGAACGTATGGTTCAACTCGGGCAAGTTAATTGCAGAGTACCTGAAAGAACCAGAAAATCCAGATCTCAGTATTGGACTAAAAATATTTAGGTCCACAGTAACTGGTGTACACGAAGCAATAGATTTCGAAAACTATCTTTTAGAACATAATCTATGGGAACGAAAGATAATATTGAAGAAGCAAGAACTTAGTGAGTTTGGGGTAGGCATAAAGATACTATCTCCCGATGAGCAACAACTTAGAAAACTACTAAAAGAATACCGAAAAAAAACAGGAGTTGATACCCACACCACCGCCAAAGAAAGCGATTGGAAAACGCCATTAAAAGATTTCATTAAAGAAGAAGCTGATCCAAAATATAAATTCAAGCAGGACACAAGTGTAAAAAACGGTAGTTCTATTTCATTTATACTCACATTGGGAAACACAAATTTTTTATTCTTGGGGGATTCTCATCCGATAGGCATTTCAAATTCTCTTGAAGAAATGGGATATACAGCGTCTACGCCCTTGAAGGTTGCAATCTTCAAGGTATCCCATCATGGCAGTAAGAGCAATACAAACCGCAAACTCATTTCCCTGGTTAAAGCACAAAATTATTTTTTCAGTAGTGATAGTGCCGGCGATAACCACCCGAGTAAAAGAACTCTTGCGAGAATAATCAGCATAAATCCAGAAGCTGTTTTTCATTTCAATTATGCGTTCGTGAAAAATAATATTCTTCAGTCCGAGGACTTTAAAGATTTTCCGGAGATGAAATTAAAATTAACAACGGAGATAGAATTTTAA
- a CDS encoding ABC-three component system protein codes for MTQDDLKKYTVVVGEGSGCLFQPMTENFTYIITAKHLFDEDKELESGETIKELKPNGSLIHIARHTHNGDVWDLESIDFVLQLDENYFPHEHADLAILKIPFLNGCNMINIIEEPIFVQGINLCGFPNTANANIAGERYQTKEIQNFGATGNYSISAQLIGNFDQQDIEGMSGGGILSLNGDGITFSGTQSKMASLLYPAGRIGFIQPKYAREIIEYPKYAGRLEKLYPNTLANFSFLRDKAFLLDVDAMDVENADGARVTLLNKAQYIIDSEITPFAIRELFKERLLVNENDKTCLGYNAVWIAWLEFLTIMNIAKYDQIDSTNLSQIFNSYRLMYVHTDDWTAVNISQVYGKSNYFGLKPDSTVIVSSKSPAKTKFKIAKGTLIDIKRPYDKKGFRTDMGIHPFTCFDFVHIDYFKTKCIVQKIEEYQDLSEQDILDKLKQEYNDLFN; via the coding sequence ATGACACAGGACGATCTAAAAAAATATACGGTTGTAGTAGGCGAAGGAAGTGGTTGTCTCTTTCAGCCTATGACTGAAAATTTCACCTATATAATAACGGCCAAACATCTGTTCGATGAAGACAAAGAGCTCGAATCTGGGGAAACTATTAAAGAGCTTAAACCTAACGGTTCTTTAATTCATATAGCAAGGCATACCCATAATGGCGATGTGTGGGATTTGGAATCTATTGATTTTGTATTGCAGCTTGACGAAAATTATTTTCCGCATGAGCACGCGGACCTGGCAATCCTTAAGATACCTTTTCTAAACGGTTGCAATATGATAAACATTATCGAGGAGCCTATTTTTGTTCAGGGTATAAACCTTTGCGGATTTCCAAACACGGCAAATGCAAATATCGCTGGAGAGCGATACCAGACAAAGGAAATACAGAATTTCGGTGCGACAGGGAATTATTCGATAAGTGCCCAGCTTATTGGCAACTTCGATCAACAGGATATTGAAGGAATGTCCGGCGGTGGAATTTTAAGCCTAAATGGCGATGGAATAACCTTCTCCGGGACGCAGAGTAAAATGGCCAGTCTATTATACCCTGCAGGAAGAATTGGTTTTATACAGCCCAAGTATGCGAGAGAAATAATTGAGTATCCTAAATATGCAGGAAGACTGGAAAAACTATATCCTAATACGTTGGCAAATTTTTCTTTTTTAAGAGACAAGGCTTTTTTATTGGATGTGGATGCGATGGATGTCGAGAATGCAGATGGTGCCAGGGTTACGCTACTAAACAAAGCGCAGTATATCATCGATTCCGAAATAACGCCATTTGCAATTAGAGAATTGTTCAAAGAAAGGTTATTGGTAAACGAAAATGATAAAACCTGCTTAGGGTATAACGCTGTTTGGATTGCCTGGCTTGAATTTCTGACAATTATGAATATTGCCAAATATGATCAGATCGACTCTACAAATTTATCACAGATCTTCAATTCTTACCGGCTTATGTATGTCCATACGGACGACTGGACAGCTGTTAACATTTCACAAGTATACGGCAAATCAAATTATTTTGGCCTGAAACCTGATTCAACGGTAATTGTAAGTTCTAAAAGTCCTGCAAAGACAAAATTTAAAATTGCAAAAGGAACCCTTATAGATATCAAGAGACCTTATGACAAAAAGGGATTCCGCACAGATATGGGTATACATCCATTTACATGCTTTGACTTTGTCCATATCGATTATTTCAAGACAAAATGCATCGTTCAGAAAATTGAAGAATACCAAGACCTAAGCGAACAAGACATCCTAGATAAACTTAAGCAAGAATATAATGACCTTTTCAACTAA
- a CDS encoding ABC-three component system middle component 1 translates to MTFSTNDIISELHKNFQGASFEYLEVDYLGKIPAFFIKIDSEPKLSEQWLAIVDFIAVNFQSLLTDEFAIWNIYLFFILPREILHELKYIIENNTFSSRKIVIESVTPNEKIIDDHIVNMDLVFGAAQHPGIIFTHNDLLWDILENKEAKKKITDEDKEIFKKIIRTVKKRANEN, encoded by the coding sequence ATGACCTTTTCAACTAACGATATAATTTCAGAATTGCATAAAAATTTCCAAGGTGCTTCTTTCGAGTACCTTGAGGTCGATTATTTGGGAAAGATCCCTGCATTTTTTATTAAAATTGATTCCGAACCCAAGCTTTCAGAACAATGGTTGGCAATTGTAGATTTTATAGCAGTAAACTTCCAGTCCTTATTAACGGATGAATTCGCAATCTGGAATATCTATCTGTTTTTTATCTTGCCCAGGGAAATACTCCATGAACTGAAATACATAATTGAAAACAATACGTTTTCCAGCAGAAAGATTGTTATAGAAAGCGTAACTCCAAACGAGAAGATTATTGATGATCATATTGTCAATATGGACCTGGTTTTTGGTGCCGCCCAGCATCCAGGAATAATTTTCACCCATAATGATCTATTATGGGACATCTTGGAAAATAAGGAAGCAAAGAAAAAAATTACAGATGAAGATAAAGAGATATTCAAAAAAATCATCAGAACAGTAAAAAAAAGAGCAAATGAAAATTAA